A stretch of Eleutherodactylus coqui strain aEleCoq1 chromosome 2, aEleCoq1.hap1, whole genome shotgun sequence DNA encodes these proteins:
- the LOC136613004 gene encoding uncharacterized protein yields the protein MTSSRLRVAVIGAGAAGLCSARHILSRPMNFEPPVVFEMTGQVGGTWVYTENPGDAGNTHSSMYRDLKTNLPKEVMEFPDFSFEPSMTSFIHHSEVLKYLEEYTDKFSIRPHIKFNTRVVSVYPVLEGQERVTWRVISRTQGEQVLEKFDAIMVCVGHYSDPYIPDIDGIKNFQGQVLHSHFYRYPEVFSSRSIVLLGSGPSGVDISIELSAHAKSVTLSHRGPSLQWSPPENVSMAPPVVSATHNSLICEDGRTIEADTLIFCTGYKYHYPFLLPRTQGTAGEHINGEHEDALDWGLLEGEDMESCNPGQDHLPPLYKHLIHARYPTLCFIGVCKIVVPFPLAHCQAQFFLLTLEGKCSLPPPEQMLSESRMELEEHRNSGLPLKYLHRLGENQWGYNKWLADTAGFEPLAPVLGKLYEATREFRNANPLLYREINFKVLNREEFEVQTDAMKEG from the exons ATGACATCCAGTAGGCTTCGCGTGGCAGTGATTGGAGCTGGAGCAGCTGGACTTTGTAGTGCACGTCACATCCTTTCACGACCAATGAACTTTGAACCTCCGGTGGTATTTGAAATGACTGGTCAGGTGGGAGGAACTTGGGTTTATACAGAGAACCCGGGAGATGCTGGCAATACACATTCCAGTATGTACAGAGATTTGAA GACAAATCTTCCTAAAGAGGTAATGGAATTTCCAGATTTTTCCTTTGAACCCTCCATGACGTCCTTCATCCATCATTCAGAAGTTTTGAAATACCTGGAGGAATACACCGATAAATTCTCTATCCGACCACATATCAAG TTTAACACTCGTGTGGTGTCCGTCTATCCGGTGCTTGAAGGCCAAGAGCGAGTTACCTGGAGGGTGATATCCAGAACGCAAGGAGAACAAGTGTTGGAGAAGTTTGATGCCATCATGGTTTGTGTGGG ACATTACTCTGATCCCTACATTCCTGACATTGATGGCATAAAGAACTTTCAGG GACAAGTGTTACACAGTCATTTTTACCGCTATCCAGAGGTCTTCTCTTCACGTTCCATAGTCCTTTTGGGCTCAGGACCTTCAGGTGTAGACATATCTATTGAACTTTCTGCACATGCCAAAAGTGTCACTTTGAGCCATCGGGGTCCTTCCCTACAGTGGAGCCCACCAGAGAATGTCTCTATGGCACCTCCGGTAGTCAGTGCTACTCATAACTCTCTAATTTGTGAGGATGGAAGAACGATTGAAGCAGATACATTAATTTTCTGTACTGGTTACAAATACCACTACCCATTCTTGTTGCCCAGGACCCAAGGAACAGCTGGTGAGCATATTAATGGTGAACATGAGGATGCATTGGACTGGGGCCTTTTGGAGGGTGAAGATATGGAAAGCTGTAACCCTGGGCAGGACCATCTTCCGCCACTCTATAAACACCTTATCCATGCGCGATACCCTACCTTGTGCTTCATTGGGGTCTGTAAAATCGTGGTCCCATTCCCACTCGCTCACTGTCAGGCTCAGTTTTTCTTGTTAACACTGGAGGGCAAATGCTCATTACCACCTCCAGAACAAATGCTTTCTGAGTCTCGCATGGAGCTTGAAGAACATCGAAATTCTGGCTTACCACTCAAATACCTGCACCGCCTAGGAGAGAACCAGTGGGGGTACAATAAGTGGCTGGCGGACACCGCAGGGTTTGAACCTCTAGCCCCTGTTCTTGGAAAGTTGTATGAAGCAACTCGGGAGTTCAGAAACGCCAATCCTTTACTATATCGGGAAATCAACTTCAAGGTCTTGAACAGAGAGGAGTTTGAAGTGCAGACGGATGCGATGAAGGAGGGTTAG